Within the Mucilaginibacter sp. CSA2-8R genome, the region TAGAGATCGCATACCAGCTGATTTATACCTGCGTTACCATCAACTCTTGCTGGTGAACGAACGACGCATCATTCCATGTCAGGCCACGTTAAAAACGGTGAACGCCATTAACCTCCATAGCTGGTTAACGCGAGTGCTCGTTGAACGGCTTGATAAAAGAACCTCGGCAGTAATTGATGCTTTGAAAAACAACCAAGGCGATTGGGAAACAACTTTTTACCAGTTTTTAGCAGCCAACTTTGGTTTTAGTGTAAATGCTTTGCCTTTTGAGCTTTTAGCTAAATCACTCCCGCAAAACATCTTGGCAAAGCATAAAAACAATGCGTTACAAATTGAAGCCTTAATATTTGGACAAGCCGGCTTTTTAAACGAGGAATATCTGGATGAATATCCGCAGCGATTGAAAAACGAGTACTCATTTTTGAGGAAAAAATATCAGCTCAGCCCTATCGAAAAGCATTTGTGGAAATTTATGCGTCTTCGTCCGCAAAACTTTCCAACCATCAGGCTGGCTCAGTTTGCTGCACTGGTTATTCAATCACAACACTTGTTTTCTAAAATTTTAGAATTTAAAGATGTAAGAGATGTTAAAGAACTTTTTAGTAATATAGATGTTAACACATACTGGGAAACGCATTACAGGTTTGACCAGGAGAGTAAACTACTATCAAAAACTTTTGGAAAGGCGTCGGTAAATTTATTGCTGATAAATACAGTAGCTTTGATGTTGTTTGCTTATGGCAGGCATTACAAGCAAGAACAGTATGTTGATAAAAGTTTGCTGTTACTTGAAAGTTTGCCCTTTGAGCGCAACCATGTAGTTGACGATTTCGAAGAGATGGGGGTCAAAATTAAAAATGCGTTTGAGTCGCAAGCATTACTTGAACTAAAAAATAATTACTGTAATCATAAGAAATGCCTGCAGTGCGGCATTGGAAACCATATATTAAATCTTAAATAAGATGATGCAGAAATTTTTAACCTTTTTAGAACGATACTCGTTCGGGGTATGCACCTATCTGGGTGAGCGCTTTAATATATCTATTGCCAAAATCAGATTATTTTTTATCTATTCGTCGTTTTTGGCGGTAGGCTTTCCTTTAATATTTTATTTCTGTGCGGGTATTGTGCTTGATGTACGGCACTATGTAAAACGTATGCGCGCTAAAGTGATGGATTGGTAAAATTAACCGGCCATCTTTAGCTCAATATCTTTTATTAAGGAGTAGATATCTGCCGTCTTTAATTCTTCCAGGTTTGCTTTTTCCGGAGTGTTGTAAGCATACGTATAGTTCTCGTAATCTTTACCTGCAATCAATACTAAAGGGATATTTCTAACAGTGTCGAGAGACCTTAATGTAAGGGCAACCAGTGTGCTGTCTATCTCCGTCAGTACCGAATCCAGCAGTATCAAATCAGGATTGCATTTAGCTACTTCTGTTAAAAAACGATAAGAGTGATTTAACGGGCAGACTTCAAAGCCTTTCAGATTAAGTAAAATAGATAATCGATTACGCTCGACCGCATCATCCTCAATAATCATAATCGGTTTTGCCATACTACAATTTACTCTTATTTACCTAACGAGATACTCTTAGAACTAACACAGACGAGTGATTGTTTGCTTTATGAGTTAAGTATTTATTAGATTAATTTTTAAGGCAATAATGGTATACTATGGCTTTCGCTGTTCAAAAAAAAATTGTATGGCTTATCGGCGCAGCTAATTTTGCGCAATAAGATTGTTGACTTGGTCTACCAATTCGTTTAAATCAAACGGTTTGGGTATAACAGCTTCGCAGCCGAACGATGGGTAGTCAACGTTTCGGTTAATGTACGCTGAAAAGATGATGACAGGGATGTGGCTAAGTGTTTTGTCGGCTTTTATCTGCTTGCATATCTCGCCACCATTGCCGTCAGAAAGCAGGTAATCGAGAATCATAAGGTCCGGACTATAGTCGCGAGCCATTTGCAATATATTAGTACTGGTTGAAGTGGTGCGTACTTCAAAGTTTTCGTAAGACAACACTTCGTTAACTATATCTAATATGTCACGGTTATCATCCAGCACAAGTATCTTTTTCGACATTAAAAGTGATTATAAGTAGGTAACAACTTACGGGCTTCGCTGTTTTGCCTCGGCAAAGATAATAATTGCATGATGCTTTGACTACGTTTAAAGCTAAGCATTGTGATTATTACTTATTCGTGTTTATTTACATCGCCGGTACAGTAAAAGTCTCATTTTAGTGATTTGACAGCAATCCCGAAACAATGTTGATGGTGAGTGCTACGATTGCGGTATTGAAAGCAAAAGATATTAGGCTATGCACCCAAACCAAGCGGCGCATTTTAGAAGAGGTGATTGCAACGTCTGATACCTGGAAAGCAACACCAAGGTTAAAACTAAAGTATACAAAATCCATGTAATCGGGCTTGTCTTCTCCCGGAAATTTTAAACCGCATCCCGGCTTTTCTTTGCCTTCATCATCAACCTTATCATAATAGCTGTGAGCGTAACGCAGCGTAAACACGGTATGCACCAGCCACCATGAAATTACAACAGAGCAAATGTTGAGCATCACATGAAACGTTACTTGCTTAGCTGTTGCATGTTCGGGTGATTTCATGAGGAAGGCTATTGACACCAAACTGATGATGGTACCCGCTACAATAAAAAGAAAAATGATGGTTCGGCTGGAATCCTGTAAGGTAGCCAGCCGGCGTACATCCTGTGGATGAGCGCTCAGGATTGTCCACCACTCAAAAACAATATTCACGAGCGCAAAGCACATCCAGGTTACCAGTACAGTTTCGGTATATGGCAAAAAGTCTTTAGCTACAAAGGCAGCTACAATGCCTAAAACGATCGCCGCAATTAACCTGTGATGAGCATCAATGTAGAAAGGTAGCTTTTTCCGGCTATTATTTTTTTCTTCAGCTGGCATCTTATGTAGCTAAGTATAATTTAAAAATTATTGTTCGTCGTCTACAATATAAGCTACGCGGCCAATCTGTCCGTCTTCTAAACGTACTTTTATACCACGGGAATGATAAGCGGCACTGGTGAGCAAATTTTTTACAATACCACGGGTAAGTGTGCCACTGCGCTGGTCCTTTTTTAAAATTATATCTACCTCCAGTCCAGGGTAAATATCATTGCGGTTTTGTCCATTCATGGTTTTAGCAGGTATCTATTTCAATAAGTTGCCTATGGCCACTGCTGTTTTTGCGAAGTCGAATTTTTTCAACACACCATCCATCGCATCGGCGATGTAGTCGTTACCCAGGTTACCAATACTACCTTCATGGGTATGGTTAACTTCTTTATTGGGCTTGAAGTTGCCTTGCTCAATAGCCATACCCACTTGTTTATAAGCATCGCGGAACGGAACACCGTTTAATACCTGCCGATTCACCTCTTCTACGCTAAACAAGTATGCATACCGCGGATCGTCCAGAATATTAGTTTTTACCTCGATGTGTTGCAGCATAAAATGCGCCATTCCCAGGCAGCTTTTTAGGTCGGCAAAAGCCGGAAACACCAGTTCTTTCAATAGCTGCATTTCGCGGTGGTAACCCGAAGGCAGATTGGTAGTCATCATTGCCACATCGGTGGGCAGGGCTTGCAGGCGGTTACATTTGCCACGCATAATTTCCCAAACGTCCGGATTTTTTTTATGCGGCATAATGCTGCTACCGGTAGTTAAATGGTCGGGGTAACTTACAAAGGCGAAGTTCTGACTTAGGTACAAGCATTGATCCATAGCCATTTTAGCCAGTGTAGCCGCTACGGCAGATAATGCCTGCGCAATGATGCGCTCTGTTTTACCACGCCCCATTTGCGCATAAACCACATTATTATTTAAGCCGGCAAAACCCAATAACTGTGTGGTAAGTGTACGGTTGAGCGGAAACGAAGAGCCATAACCGGCGGCCGAACCCAAAGGGTTTTTATTGGTGATATTATAAGCAGCAAGCACCAGTTCCAGGTCGTCAACTAAGCTTTCGGCGTATGCGCCAAACCATAAGCCAAAGCTTGATGGCATAGCCACCTGTAAATGGGTATAGCCAGGCAGCAATACCTCTTTGTGCTTCTCGCTAAGCTCCAAAAGTAAATTAAATAGTTGCTGTACGCTCTCTACTACCTGTTGCAGTTCGCTTCTGAAAAAAAGCTTAAGATCCACCAAAACCTGGTCGTTGCGCGAACGGCCGCTATGGATTTTTTTTCCGGCGTCACCAATGCGACGGGTAAGCAGCAATTCTACTTGTGAGTGTACATCCTCAACGCCTGCTTCAATTTCAAAATTACCGTTATCTATATCCTGATAAATTTTTTTGAGCTCAGTTTGCACCAGTTGCAAATCATCGGCGCTTAGTAAATTGATGGTTTGCAGCATTTGGGTATGTGCCAATGATCCAAGCACATCAAACGCTGCCATTTGCTGGTCAAACTCACGGTCGCGACCTACGGTAAAACTCTCTACTAACTGGTTAACATCTGTAGTTTTTTGCCACAATTTACTCATGCTGCAAAGATGTATAATTTTACTAAATTATATAGGTATTTTAGCGGTACGATGCACCTCCTTAATGCTCTATTTTTGAGTGCTTATGAGTGTCTTTCATAAAAATATAAATTACCAATGATACGGCAATGCAAACGGTAACGTACCAGTAAAACCATTGCGGATGGCCGGCATTTTTAAACTCTAAAGCCAGCCATTCGGCAGTCCCTCCAAATATGGAAACGGCAATAGCATACGGAAAGCCGACACCCAATGCCCTCACTTCGGCCGGAAACAATTCAGCCTTTACTACAGCATTGATTGAAGTATAGCCGCTTACAATAATCAGCGCAACTAAGATGAGTGCAAACGCCAGCCACTTATCGGTTGTGTGGCTTAATGCCGTTAATAACGGAACCGTACACAACGTACCCAACACACCAAAAGCAATTAGTAACGGCCGGCGGCCTATCCTGTCAGACAATGCACCAAACAATGGCTGAATAGCCATGAAAACAATCAAGGTGAGTGTTGAAACGAGTGTAGCATCAGCTTTGGTAAAACCGGCCGTATTTACCAGAAACTTTTGCATGTAGGTGGTAAACGTATAAAAGGCAATTGTACCTCCCAGGGTTAAACCAACAACGGTAGCCACTGCACGGGGATGCTGTGCCAAAGCTTTGATGGTTCCGCGTGCGGGCTGCTTTTCGTTTTGCTCAAATGCAGCCGACTCGTGCAGGTTGCGTCGCAAAAACATCACACTTATTGCCAAAACGGCACCAATAGCAAAGGGAATACGCCATCCCCAGGCATGCAACTGATTTTCGGTTAAAAACAAACGCTGCAACAAAACCAATACACCTAAAGCAATAAGCTGCCCCATAATTAAGGTAACATATTGAAAGCTGGAATAAAAGCCGCGGTTTTGCCGGGTTGCCATTTCGCTAAGGTAGGTAGCGCTGGTGCCGTACTCACCGCCCACGCTCAGGCCCTGTATAATGCGGGCCAACACAAGTAAGACAGGAGCAGCGACGCCAATTTGATTATAGCCAGGTACAAAAGTGATAATTAGCGAACCAAAGCTCATC harbors:
- a CDS encoding response regulator, yielding MSKKILVLDDNRDILDIVNEVLSYENFEVRTTSTSTNILQMARDYSPDLMILDYLLSDGNGGEICKQIKADKTLSHIPVIIFSAYINRNVDYPSFGCEAVIPKPFDLNELVDQVNNLIAQN
- a CDS encoding DUF1345 domain-containing protein, translated to MPAEEKNNSRKKLPFYIDAHHRLIAAIVLGIVAAFVAKDFLPYTETVLVTWMCFALVNIVFEWWTILSAHPQDVRRLATLQDSSRTIIFLFIVAGTIISLVSIAFLMKSPEHATAKQVTFHVMLNICSVVISWWLVHTVFTLRYAHSYYDKVDDEGKEKPGCGLKFPGEDKPDYMDFVYFSFNLGVAFQVSDVAITSSKMRRLVWVHSLISFAFNTAIVALTINIVSGLLSNH
- a CDS encoding response regulator, producing MAKPIMIIEDDAVERNRLSILLNLKGFEVCPLNHSYRFLTEVAKCNPDLILLDSVLTEIDSTLVALTLRSLDTVRNIPLVLIAGKDYENYTYAYNTPEKANLEELKTADIYSLIKDIELKMAG
- the argH gene encoding argininosuccinate lyase codes for the protein MSKLWQKTTDVNQLVESFTVGRDREFDQQMAAFDVLGSLAHTQMLQTINLLSADDLQLVQTELKKIYQDIDNGNFEIEAGVEDVHSQVELLLTRRIGDAGKKIHSGRSRNDQVLVDLKLFFRSELQQVVESVQQLFNLLLELSEKHKEVLLPGYTHLQVAMPSSFGLWFGAYAESLVDDLELVLAAYNITNKNPLGSAAGYGSSFPLNRTLTTQLLGFAGLNNNVVYAQMGRGKTERIIAQALSAVAATLAKMAMDQCLYLSQNFAFVSYPDHLTTGSSIMPHKKNPDVWEIMRGKCNRLQALPTDVAMMTTNLPSGYHREMQLLKELVFPAFADLKSCLGMAHFMLQHIEVKTNILDDPRYAYLFSVEEVNRQVLNGVPFRDAYKQVGMAIEQGNFKPNKEVNHTHEGSIGNLGNDYIADAMDGVLKKFDFAKTAVAIGNLLK
- a CDS encoding DUF2851 family protein is translated as MVFNEDFLHYVWKFKLFDFKDLTTTDGQKLDVISVGMHNLNAGPDFSNSRIRIGDTTWAGNTEIHLAASDWEKHKHTTDNAYDNVVLHVVYRNDQSIAAPDGRTLPTLELRDRIPADLYLRYHQLLLVNERRIIPCQATLKTVNAINLHSWLTRVLVERLDKRTSAVIDALKNNQGDWETTFYQFLAANFGFSVNALPFELLAKSLPQNILAKHKNNALQIEALIFGQAGFLNEEYLDEYPQRLKNEYSFLRKKYQLSPIEKHLWKFMRLRPQNFPTIRLAQFAALVIQSQHLFSKILEFKDVRDVKELFSNIDVNTYWETHYRFDQESKLLSKTFGKASVNLLLINTVALMLFAYGRHYKQEQYVDKSLLLLESLPFERNHVVDDFEEMGVKIKNAFESQALLELKNNYCNHKKCLQCGIGNHILNLK
- a CDS encoding PspC family transcriptional regulator, with protein sequence MMQKFLTFLERYSFGVCTYLGERFNISIAKIRLFFIYSSFLAVGFPLIFYFCAGIVLDVRHYVKRMRAKVMDW
- a CDS encoding MFS transporter, with product MSQPTITSNDISVSQRIKSIIGGSLGNLVEWYDWYVYSAFSLYFAATFFPAKNATAQLLNTAGIFAIGFLMRPVGGWLMGAYADKHGRKKALTASILLMSFGSLIITFVPGYNQIGVAAPVLLVLARIIQGLSVGGEYGTSATYLSEMATRQNRGFYSSFQYVTLIMGQLIALGVLVLLQRLFLTENQLHAWGWRIPFAIGAVLAISVMFLRRNLHESAAFEQNEKQPARGTIKALAQHPRAVATVVGLTLGGTIAFYTFTTYMQKFLVNTAGFTKADATLVSTLTLIVFMAIQPLFGALSDRIGRRPLLIAFGVLGTLCTVPLLTALSHTTDKWLAFALILVALIIVSGYTSINAVVKAELFPAEVRALGVGFPYAIAVSIFGGTAEWLALEFKNAGHPQWFYWYVTVCIAVSLVIYIFMKDTHKHSKIEH
- a CDS encoding YwbE family protein, encoding MNGQNRNDIYPGLEVDIILKKDQRSGTLTRGIVKNLLTSAAYHSRGIKVRLEDGQIGRVAYIVDDEQ